A part of Megalopta genalis isolate 19385.01 unplaced genomic scaffold, iyMegGena1_principal scaffold0063, whole genome shotgun sequence genomic DNA contains:
- the LOC143261730 gene encoding uncharacterized protein LOC143261730, with protein MECSRTNTESCIEWGSIEGGEIEFESLTEDTLEGALQVIRKSFFPNESICKAVNLISAPCSVRALEELCVEIAKGGVSIVAVDVKTGEVVGVVLNKIKILRDHPMPRDPVTNPRRPCGRPPFRRHRPVLWRPCQKSWLERFKDNCVHHRARGYVDFLIAIHSKINLFKYYNIDCIMELMFLATLPEMQQRKIGEGLVSVSVEVANALNNGQQVKVPISDTGINSVIHNFLSIPKDVEESMRIFSEEFARAM; from the exons atggaatg ttccagaactaatactgaatcctgcattgagtggggctccatagaaggtggagaaatcgagttcgagtctctgacggaggatactttggagggagcattacaagtaataaggaaaagctttttccccaacgagagcatctgcaaagccgtaaatctgatatcggcgccttgtagcgtcagagcgctcgaggagctctgtgtggaaattgctaaaggcggtgtcagcattgttgcagtcgacgtcaagactggggaagttgttggtgttgttctcaataaaattaagatattgagagatcatccgatgccgagagatcctgtaactaacccgcgacgtccgtgtgggcgcccaccgtttcgtcgacatcgcccggtcctctggcgaccttgccaaaagagttggcttgaaagattcaaggataattgcgtacatcaccgggccaggggctacgtagattttctgattgctatacacagcaagataaatttattcaaatattataatattgattgtattatggagttgatgttcctggctacgctgccggagatgcagcagcgaaaaattggcgagggcttagtgtccgtgtccgtggaggttgccaatgcgctgaataatggacagcaagtgaaagtaccgatatctgacactggaattaatagcgtgatccataattttctgagcataccgaa ggatgttgaggagtccatgcgtatATTTAGCGAAGAGTTTGCTagagctatgtga